The Cyclobacteriaceae bacterium genome includes a region encoding these proteins:
- a CDS encoding SDR family oxidoreductase: MNLDLTGKKALVCGSTQGIGKASAIELALLGASITLVARNEEKLKKTISELSTKAGQHHQYLVADFNFPEQLKMTIEKYASSTATHILINNTGGPPGGPALSASLDEFTKAFSSHLLCGQILVQALAPGMKEAKYGRIINIISTSVKMPIRGLGVSNTIRGAVANWSKTLSLELAPFGITVNNVLPGASMTGRLESIIKDRAEKQNKTTEQITKEMIEEIPAGRISSSEEVAAAVAFLASPAAGYINGINVPVDGGRTGSL, translated from the coding sequence ATGAACCTTGATTTGACAGGCAAAAAGGCGCTGGTTTGCGGTAGTACGCAGGGAATTGGCAAGGCTTCGGCAATTGAATTAGCATTGCTTGGGGCGAGCATTACTTTGGTCGCGAGGAATGAGGAGAAACTGAAAAAGACAATTTCTGAACTTTCGACAAAAGCAGGCCAGCATCATCAATATCTGGTTGCTGATTTTAACTTTCCGGAGCAACTAAAAATGACAATTGAAAAGTATGCTTCGTCCACAGCAACTCATATTCTTATTAATAATACAGGAGGTCCTCCGGGAGGTCCTGCATTGTCGGCCTCACTGGATGAGTTTACAAAAGCTTTCTCAAGTCATTTGCTATGTGGCCAGATACTGGTTCAGGCATTAGCCCCGGGTATGAAAGAAGCGAAGTATGGTCGCATCATAAATATTATATCTACTTCAGTTAAAATGCCGATTCGGGGATTGGGCGTTTCTAATACCATTCGGGGTGCAGTTGCAAACTGGTCTAAGACTCTTTCTCTTGAACTTGCTCCCTTCGGAATTACGGTAAATAATGTTTTACCTGGAGCTTCGATGACGGGTCGTTTGGAATCAATCATTAAGGATCGGGCTGAGAAACAGAATAAAACAACTGAACAGATAACAAAGGAGATGATTGAAGAGATTCCTGCTGGAAGAATTTCATCTTCTGAAGAAGTGGCGGCAGCAGTAGCGTTTCTTGCCTCACCAGCTGCCGGATATATCAATGGAATTAATGTACCGGTGGATGGAGGAAGAACCGGTTCATTATAA
- a CDS encoding 3-hydroxyanthranilate 3,4-dioxygenase gives MPIRRPFNLNQWITENRHLLKPPVGNKNLYVDAGDYIVMIVAGPNARKDYHYNETEELYYQLEGSITVKIQEDGKAVSIPLNAGDMFLLPGGVPHSPIRTPDSIGLVIELKRESEDDGLMWFCEKCNNKLHEYKFHLDNIEKDFIPRFRDFYGNVDLRTCKKCGTVMEADPRFV, from the coding sequence ATGCCTATCCGACGTCCTTTCAACCTCAATCAGTGGATCACAGAAAATCGTCATTTGCTGAAACCCCCTGTTGGAAACAAAAATCTATACGTTGACGCTGGCGATTACATTGTCATGATTGTGGCGGGACCTAATGCCCGTAAGGATTATCATTATAATGAAACGGAGGAATTATATTATCAATTGGAAGGAAGCATTACAGTAAAAATTCAGGAAGACGGAAAAGCAGTTTCCATTCCATTAAATGCAGGAGATATGTTTCTGCTTCCGGGAGGAGTTCCCCATTCCCCGATCCGTACACCGGATTCTATTGGATTGGTAATAGAATTAAAGCGTGAAAGTGAAGATGATGGACTGATGTGGTTTTGTGAAAAGTGCAATAACAAGCTCCACGAATACAAGTTCCATCTTGATAACATTGAAAAAGATTTTATTCCTCGGTTCAGGGATTTCTATGGCAATGTTGACCTTCGCACATGCAAGAAATGTGGCACAGTAATGGAAGCTGATCCGCGATTTGTATAA
- a CDS encoding DinB family protein yields MKKTELQERLISNHSSFTGFVRNLSDVIANHSMPGKWTPLQQLSHIEKSVSPVKLAFSLPKFLLSLIFGKSNRSSRTYDELISRYKEKLQAGGKSTTRFLPDPSCDRVNLNDAVDKHVKALCSKIDRFSEAELDRFILPHPLLGKLTLREMIYFTIYHVEHHHSQINPALRQSVA; encoded by the coding sequence ATGAAAAAAACAGAACTACAGGAAAGGCTCATTAGCAATCATAGCTCATTTACTGGCTTTGTCAGGAATCTTTCTGACGTAATTGCCAATCATTCAATGCCAGGAAAGTGGACGCCACTTCAGCAACTTAGTCATATCGAAAAGAGCGTGTCACCTGTCAAATTGGCTTTCTCTCTTCCGAAATTTTTACTTTCACTGATCTTCGGAAAATCCAATCGCTCTTCCCGCACGTACGACGAGCTCATCTCAAGGTACAAGGAGAAATTGCAAGCAGGTGGAAAATCAACAACACGGTTTCTTCCAGATCCATCCTGTGATCGCGTTAATCTCAATGATGCCGTTGATAAACACGTAAAAGCACTTTGCTCAAAGATTGATCGCTTCAGTGAAGCTGAACTAGATCGGTTTATTTTACCGCATCCTTTACTGGGTAAGCTTACTCTGAGAGAAATGATCTATTTCACCATCTATCATGTTGAGCATCATCATTCTCAGATCAATCCTGCATTGCGACAATCGGTTGCCTAA
- the kynU gene encoding kynureninase yields the protein MKFENSLSFAKGLDKKDPLKKFKSEFHYPKIKGKTTLYLCGNSLGLQPRSTKKYLNEELSDWAELGVEGHFHAKRPWLYYHKFGKKALAGIVGAKPTEVVAMNQLTVNLHLMMTSFYQPTKERFKIIVEAGAFSSDQYAFESQIRLHGLKPEEALIELKPRSNEYSLRTEDIISAIEHHSSQLALVIFGGVQYYSGQLFDIKRITATAQKAGAYAGFDLAHAVGNVEVDLHKNNVDFAVWCGYKYLNSGPGSVAGAFVHERHATNSSLIRLAGWWGHFEKDRFKMKKGFIPMPGIDGWQLSNFPVLSGAAHLASLELFEKAGIKSLRKKSILLTGYLEFLLKNTERFQEYFIIITPEDPKERGCQMSMLMKDNGRKIFDKITKAGVIADWREPNVIRVAPVPMYNSFEEVYRFAEIFKNALK from the coding sequence ATGAAATTTGAAAACTCTCTCTCCTTTGCCAAAGGACTCGACAAAAAAGATCCATTAAAAAAATTCAAATCAGAGTTCCACTATCCAAAAATAAAAGGCAAGACAACTCTCTACCTCTGCGGCAATTCTCTCGGGCTTCAACCGAGGAGCACAAAGAAGTACCTTAATGAAGAATTAAGTGATTGGGCAGAACTTGGCGTTGAAGGTCATTTTCATGCGAAACGCCCCTGGTTGTACTATCATAAATTCGGGAAAAAAGCCCTTGCGGGAATTGTTGGAGCAAAACCTACTGAGGTTGTAGCAATGAATCAGCTAACGGTGAATCTTCACCTGATGATGACTTCATTTTATCAGCCAACTAAAGAAAGGTTCAAAATCATTGTAGAGGCTGGAGCATTTTCATCCGATCAATATGCTTTTGAATCACAGATCAGACTTCATGGATTGAAACCCGAAGAAGCTTTGATCGAGTTAAAACCCCGATCCAATGAATACTCCTTGAGAACTGAGGATATTATTAGTGCCATTGAGCATCATTCATCGCAATTGGCTCTTGTGATCTTTGGCGGAGTTCAATATTACTCAGGCCAGCTTTTTGATATCAAAAGAATTACTGCCACCGCACAAAAGGCTGGTGCTTATGCTGGCTTTGATCTTGCTCATGCTGTTGGAAATGTTGAGGTGGATCTTCATAAAAATAATGTTGACTTCGCAGTGTGGTGTGGCTACAAGTACCTTAACTCCGGACCCGGAAGTGTGGCGGGAGCATTTGTTCATGAGCGTCATGCAACCAACTCAAGTCTGATTCGATTGGCTGGATGGTGGGGTCACTTTGAAAAGGATAGATTTAAAATGAAAAAGGGATTCATCCCTATGCCCGGAATTGACGGATGGCAGCTTTCCAATTTTCCTGTTCTGAGTGGCGCAGCACATCTCGCCTCACTTGAGTTGTTTGAAAAGGCTGGAATAAAATCACTTAGAAAGAAAAGTATTTTACTAACCGGATACTTAGAGTTTCTTTTAAAAAATACTGAACGTTTTCAGGAATACTTTATCATCATTACACCCGAAGATCCAAAGGAGCGCGGCTGCCAGATGTCTATGCTCATGAAGGATAATGGAAGAAAAATATTTGATAAAATTACTAAGGCTGGCGTGATCGCTGACTGGCGTGAACCCAATGTCATCAGGGTGGCGCCTGTACCGATGTACAATTCATTTGAAGAAGTGTATCGGTTTGCTGAAATTTTTAAGAATGCTTTAAAATAA
- a CDS encoding FAD-dependent monooxygenase translates to MKKHIAIAGAGLVGSLLSIYLIKRGYKVSLFERRSDMRKSGEYAGKSINLALSNRGLRALKEVGLAEKMKPVAIPMHGRTMHDVKGNLSFLPYGEQGQYINSISRSGLNIVLMSEAEHLGTTIIFEHRIQHVNLETTEITFQDGKTEKFDMIIGADGAFSAVRGALQITDRFDYDQRYIQHGYKELTIPAGKNGTHQLEKNSLHIWPRESFMLIALPNPDGSFTCTLFFPFEGDPSFQSLQSEKEVAKFFQEIFPDVDVLIPDLLKDWQKNPTSSLVTIKCFPWLKNKTLLIGDAAHAIVPFYGQGMNAGFEDCAVLNDLLNKHKDDWDKVTTEFQQLRKPDADAIAQLALENFVEMRDLVADADFLLRKKIEAKLHQLFPNRWIPLYSMVTFHEEIRYSDALRIGKKQRQIMDKVMQTPSIETTWQSLDFEKVVSQLD, encoded by the coding sequence ATGAAAAAACACATCGCTATTGCAGGGGCCGGGCTTGTTGGATCACTCCTTTCTATCTACTTGATAAAAAGGGGATATAAAGTATCTCTTTTCGAAAGAAGATCCGACATGAGAAAAAGTGGAGAATATGCAGGAAAATCCATCAATCTTGCTTTAAGCAATAGAGGACTTCGTGCACTTAAGGAGGTTGGTCTTGCGGAAAAAATGAAGCCAGTTGCCATTCCGATGCATGGAAGAACAATGCACGATGTCAAAGGAAACTTATCCTTTCTTCCATACGGCGAGCAAGGTCAATACATCAATTCAATTTCACGGAGTGGACTCAATATTGTTCTGATGAGTGAGGCAGAACATCTTGGAACCACGATAATTTTTGAACATCGCATTCAGCATGTCAATCTGGAAACCACTGAAATAACATTTCAGGATGGTAAAACTGAAAAATTCGATATGATCATCGGGGCAGACGGAGCCTTCTCTGCCGTCAGGGGTGCTTTACAGATCACCGACAGGTTTGATTATGATCAACGTTATATTCAGCATGGCTATAAAGAATTAACGATTCCGGCGGGGAAAAACGGAACTCATCAATTAGAAAAAAATTCATTGCACATCTGGCCGCGGGAAAGTTTTATGCTGATCGCATTACCAAATCCTGATGGAAGCTTTACGTGTACACTTTTCTTTCCTTTTGAAGGGGATCCTTCTTTTCAATCGCTTCAATCAGAAAAAGAAGTTGCAAAGTTCTTTCAGGAGATTTTTCCGGATGTGGATGTTCTCATACCAGATTTGTTAAAAGACTGGCAAAAAAATCCAACCTCATCTCTTGTCACCATTAAATGCTTTCCCTGGCTGAAAAACAAAACACTTTTAATAGGTGATGCGGCACATGCAATTGTCCCTTTTTATGGACAGGGTATGAATGCGGGGTTTGAAGATTGTGCTGTATTGAATGATTTGCTGAATAAGCATAAAGATGATTGGGATAAAGTCACTACAGAATTTCAACAGCTTCGAAAACCAGATGCGGATGCTATTGCTCAACTGGCGCTAGAAAATTTTGTTGAAATGAGGGATCTCGTTGCGGATGCAGATTTCCTTTTGCGCAAGAAGATAGAAGCTAAACTTCATCAGTTATTTCCGAATCGATGGATTCCGCTTTACTCCATGGTCACTTTTCATGAAGAGATTCGATACTCTGATGCGTTAAGAATCGGAAAAAAGCAGAGGCAGATCATGGACAAGGTGATGCAAACGCCATCCATAGAGACAACATGGCAATCATTGGATTTCGAAAAGGTTGTAAGTCAGCTTGACTAA
- a CDS encoding transporter substrate-binding domain-containing protein, whose product MPRRIFLHSALVLALLMVNCSPKGNLPEFSQEPEVQMDLQQIRERGFLQAIVDNNSISYFIYRGRPMGYEYELLQSLTKHLKINLKIRVISGIEQSIDLLNKGEGDIIAFPLTVTQERTKYLSFTDTQFNTYQVLVQKKPQNWRRMPPTRLERSLVRNPVELIGKEVHVMNESSFKERMQNLSTEIGGAIIIHEDSAYAETESLIEKVAKGEIQYTVTDQTIAMVNAIYYPNLDIATVLSLPQQIAWAVRKNSPELQSEVNRWMEDMKRTGKFQILYSKYFNNPRTSQTVISSDYSSRGGNKLSPYDEQIKREAKILGWDWRLLASIVYQESNFQPTAASWAGAVGLMQLMPGTAEQFGASDRTNPYQSLRAGVRYLKYLDKLWAKYITDKNERLKFVLSSYNAGLSHIVDARHLARKYGKDPSKWEDVEEFLKQKSNPKYYRDPIVVAGYCKCEEPVNYVRDVLNRYDEYKILFSEA is encoded by the coding sequence ATGCCAAGACGGATTTTCCTCCATTCTGCGCTTGTGCTGGCCTTGTTGATGGTAAATTGTTCTCCCAAGGGCAATCTTCCTGAATTTTCGCAAGAGCCAGAGGTTCAAATGGACCTTCAGCAAATTCGCGAAAGAGGCTTTTTACAAGCGATCGTTGATAATAATTCCATTAGTTATTTTATCTACCGCGGTCGCCCGATGGGCTATGAGTATGAGCTTCTCCAAAGTCTGACGAAACATTTAAAGATCAACTTAAAAATAAGAGTCATCAGCGGCATTGAGCAATCAATTGATCTGCTGAATAAAGGAGAGGGGGACATCATCGCTTTCCCTCTGACTGTTACTCAGGAACGTACAAAGTATTTATCATTCACGGATACACAATTTAACACGTATCAGGTCCTGGTTCAGAAGAAACCTCAGAACTGGAGAAGGATGCCTCCCACCAGGTTGGAAAGAAGTCTTGTTCGCAATCCGGTTGAACTCATTGGAAAAGAAGTTCATGTGATGAATGAATCCTCTTTTAAAGAGCGGATGCAGAACCTGTCAACAGAAATAGGAGGAGCGATTATCATTCATGAGGATAGCGCTTACGCGGAGACAGAATCCCTTATTGAAAAAGTTGCCAAAGGAGAAATTCAGTATACTGTAACGGACCAGACGATAGCGATGGTGAATGCTATTTACTATCCAAACCTTGATATAGCCACTGTACTAAGTCTTCCTCAACAGATAGCGTGGGCTGTCAGAAAAAACTCACCTGAACTTCAATCGGAAGTTAATCGGTGGATGGAAGACATGAAGCGAACAGGAAAATTTCAGATTCTCTACAGCAAGTATTTTAATAATCCCAGAACTTCTCAGACTGTTATTAGTAGTGATTATTCTTCCCGTGGTGGAAACAAGCTTTCACCATATGATGAGCAAATAAAGCGTGAAGCAAAGATTCTGGGATGGGATTGGAGATTGCTTGCCTCTATTGTTTATCAGGAATCAAATTTTCAACCAACAGCCGCATCATGGGCAGGTGCGGTTGGGTTGATGCAATTAATGCCGGGAACTGCAGAGCAATTTGGTGCTTCGGATCGTACCAACCCGTATCAAAGTCTAAGGGCAGGTGTTCGCTATTTAAAATATCTTGACAAGCTCTGGGCCAAATACATTACAGATAAAAATGAGCGTTTGAAGTTTGTGCTCTCATCTTATAACGCTGGACTTTCTCACATTGTTGATGCCCGTCATCTTGCGAGGAAGTATGGTAAGGATCCTTCAAAGTGGGAAGATGTGGAGGAGTTTCTCAAACAAAAATCAAATCCAAAGTATTATCGGGATCCTATTGTTGTCGCGGGTTATTGCAAATGCGAGGAGCCGGTGAATTATGTTCGCGATGTGCTCAATCGATATGATGAATATAAGATTCTGTTCAGTGAAGCTTAG
- a CDS encoding TonB-dependent receptor, with protein sequence MLMRKLLLIVSAFVLSASTLLAQGVTTSTLSGSLKDKNGAVPGANVVAVHEPTGTTYGTVSAADGKFTISNMRVGGPYKITISFVGYKTQTYSDISLQLGETYVLNHVLSEEGTQLEELVVTGEATKDLNTEKNGAVTNISSRQLLNMPTIGRSLNDMLRMTPQSSSTSTGSVGGGNFRQNNFTVDGSDFNNSFGIGGNLPGNNNPISLDAIEQVTVNVTPYDIRQSGFIGSSMNAVTRSGSNTLSGSVYGFFRNQDMQGNEVQRETPFVKQKLDIQTYGARLGGAIIKNKLFFFANYETSTSIQPGQQNFASTPEAPYTGTGNIARPTATDLNMISDYLKTNYNYDTGPYQGYDFKTTNTKVTARIDWNINEKHRFNVRYSQVENISPSFPSTSRTGAGPNYPQTRTSLFALPYKNANYYQENNLYSVAAELNSVFGTKFANTLRATYTDQNEPRSSDSKIFPFVDILDGSAPATVITGTTSTPLTSFGYEPFTYGNLRQVSTISVVDNLSWTSGKHGFTVGFQADMTSTKNGFQRNGTSYYSFNSWNDFITNQAPRDFAITYSLLPGYEQAFPTVKTSQYSIYGQDEYQVNDKLKLTAGLRLDMPFFNSTKEIQTHPLVASLTFSEGRKVDTGALPDSRVLFSPRIGFNYDVKGDRSLIVRGGTGVFTGKIPMVWIVAQSGDAGLIQFSQSYIGQAATQAAGIVFNPDPTAYRPATQPLPGTAIPANISALTTDFKFPQTWKSSLAIDIKLPLGINGSVEAIFNKDLNVAKGINPNLQNGVPINVTGYPDNRPFYPISVTDRYINPITAAGQPVASGSPTGTAAFTPVVLVNSQQGYYSSLTLKLEKPFSNGFTAMVAYTRSDAQVVFDGGGDQLGNTWTNTQIVGNPNFAEASYAAYIVPDRFIASISYRKEYIKHLATQISLFYEGSIQGRYSYTYSGDFNRDGVSGNDLIYIPKDPSEIAFVPTIAVPQGVWTAAEQSALFFKFIDQDPYLSKHKGEYAQRNGAELPWRSQVDVRIVQDIFANIGKTNNTLQFTLDIFNVGNLLNKEWGVFKDANAATLLVPVNASTLQPNGSVLPTFRLSQINGYPVGDGSSYALGSFRNRNTIGSTYFMQIGFRYTF encoded by the coding sequence ATGCTTATGAGAAAACTTCTACTAATCGTTTCCGCCTTTGTGCTGTCAGCTTCCACGCTGTTGGCTCAGGGTGTAACGACCTCCACGCTGAGTGGATCCCTAAAAGATAAGAACGGGGCTGTCCCGGGCGCCAATGTGGTGGCCGTGCACGAGCCTACTGGTACCACGTATGGAACGGTATCGGCTGCTGATGGTAAATTCACCATCTCGAATATGAGAGTAGGAGGTCCCTATAAGATTACAATCTCATTTGTAGGTTACAAGACCCAAACGTATTCCGACATTTCTCTTCAATTGGGTGAAACTTACGTTTTGAATCACGTATTGAGTGAAGAAGGAACTCAGCTTGAAGAATTGGTTGTAACAGGTGAAGCAACAAAAGATCTTAATACTGAGAAAAACGGTGCGGTGACAAACATCAGCAGCCGTCAGTTATTGAACATGCCAACCATTGGAAGAAGTTTGAATGATATGCTCCGCATGACTCCTCAATCATCTTCAACAAGCACTGGTTCAGTGGGTGGTGGTAACTTCCGTCAGAACAACTTCACTGTTGATGGTTCTGACTTCAACAACTCATTCGGTATTGGTGGTAACCTTCCTGGAAATAACAATCCTATTTCATTGGATGCGATTGAGCAGGTAACAGTAAACGTTACTCCTTACGATATCCGTCAATCAGGATTTATTGGAAGCTCCATGAATGCTGTTACTCGTTCTGGATCAAATACATTGTCAGGTTCTGTTTATGGATTCTTCAGAAACCAGGACATGCAGGGTAATGAGGTTCAGAGAGAAACTCCCTTTGTAAAACAGAAACTTGACATTCAAACGTATGGCGCACGTCTTGGCGGAGCGATCATTAAGAACAAGTTGTTCTTCTTTGCGAACTACGAAACGTCTACATCAATTCAGCCAGGACAGCAGAACTTTGCTTCAACTCCTGAAGCTCCTTATACAGGAACAGGAAACATTGCTCGTCCAACGGCAACGGATCTGAACATGATCAGCGATTATTTAAAGACCAATTACAATTATGATACAGGTCCTTATCAGGGATATGATTTCAAGACTACCAACACAAAAGTAACGGCGCGTATTGACTGGAACATCAATGAGAAACACCGTTTCAACGTTCGCTACAGCCAGGTAGAAAATATCAGCCCAAGCTTCCCAAGTACGTCAAGAACAGGTGCTGGTCCTAACTATCCTCAGACTCGTACAAGTCTTTTTGCATTGCCATATAAGAATGCGAACTACTATCAGGAAAATAATTTGTACTCAGTAGCAGCAGAGCTTAACTCTGTTTTTGGAACCAAGTTTGCCAACACGTTGAGAGCAACATACACTGATCAGAACGAGCCACGCAGTTCAGACAGTAAGATATTCCCATTTGTTGATATTTTGGATGGTTCTGCACCAGCAACGGTTATAACAGGAACAACCAGTACTCCACTTACTTCCTTCGGATACGAGCCATTCACATATGGTAATCTAAGACAGGTGTCTACAATTTCAGTTGTTGACAACCTTTCATGGACATCCGGAAAGCATGGATTTACAGTAGGGTTTCAAGCGGACATGACCTCTACAAAGAATGGATTTCAGAGAAACGGAACCAGCTACTATTCATTCAATAGCTGGAATGATTTCATTACTAATCAGGCTCCAAGAGATTTCGCGATCACTTATTCATTACTTCCAGGATATGAGCAAGCTTTTCCAACGGTTAAGACTTCTCAGTATTCTATCTATGGTCAGGATGAATATCAGGTTAATGACAAGTTGAAGCTGACTGCTGGTTTGCGTCTTGATATGCCTTTCTTTAATTCAACAAAGGAAATTCAAACACATCCACTGGTAGCAAGCCTTACCTTCTCTGAAGGCAGGAAGGTTGATACAGGAGCTCTTCCGGATTCACGTGTATTATTCTCTCCAAGAATTGGATTCAACTATGATGTCAAAGGAGATCGTTCTTTGATTGTTCGTGGAGGTACTGGTGTTTTCACTGGTAAAATTCCAATGGTTTGGATCGTTGCTCAATCGGGTGATGCAGGTTTAATTCAGTTCTCTCAATCATATATTGGACAGGCGGCAACTCAGGCGGCAGGAATTGTATTCAATCCGGATCCAACAGCATACCGACCAGCGACTCAGCCACTTCCTGGAACGGCTATTCCAGCTAACATCAGTGCCTTGACAACTGATTTCAAGTTTCCTCAAACATGGAAATCAAGTCTTGCTATTGATATAAAACTTCCTTTGGGAATCAATGGAAGTGTTGAAGCTATCTTTAACAAGGATCTTAATGTTGCAAAGGGTATCAATCCAAACCTTCAGAATGGCGTGCCAATCAATGTTACAGGATATCCTGATAACAGACCTTTCTATCCAATTAGTGTGACAGATCGTTACATTAATCCTATAACAGCGGCGGGTCAGCCCGTAGCGAGCGGAAGCCCTACAGGAACTGCAGCATTCACGCCAGTTGTTTTGGTAAACTCACAGCAAGGATACTATTCATCATTGACTCTTAAACTTGAAAAACCTTTCAGCAATGGATTTACTGCAATGGTTGCCTATACGCGTAGTGATGCACAAGTTGTGTTTGATGGCGGTGGAGATCAGTTAGGTAATACCTGGACGAACACACAGATCGTTGGCAATCCAAATTTTGCTGAGGCCAGTTATGCGGCTTACATCGTACCGGATCGTTTCATTGCATCGATCAGCTACAGAAAGGAATATATCAAACACCTTGCTACTCAGATATCATTATTCTATGAAGGATCTATTCAGGGAAGATATTCTTATACTTATTCTGGTGACTTCAACAGGGACGGTGTTTCGGGTAATGACCTGATCTACATTCCTAAGGATCCATCTGAGATCGCTTTTGTTCCTACTATTGCTGTTCCTCAAGGAGTATGGACTGCGGCAGAACAGAGCGCATTGTTCTTTAAGTTTATTGACCAAGACCCTTACTTGAGCAAACACAAGGGTGAGTATGCACAAAGAAATGGTGCAGAGCTTCCATGGAGAAGCCAGGTGGATGTAAGGATTGTTCAGGACATTTTCGCGAACATCGGGAAAACCAACAACACGCTTCAATTCACTCTTGATATTTTCAATGTTGGAAACTTGTTGAACAAGGAGTGGGGAGTGTTCAAGGATGCTAACGCTGCAACTCTTTTGGTTCCGGTTAATGCCTCAACTCTCCAGCCAAATGGATCTGTTCTTCCAACATTCCGTCTTTCTCAAATTAATGGATACCCAGTAGGTGATGGAAGTAGCTACGCACTTGGTTCATTCAGAAACCGCAATACAATCGGTTCTACTTATTTCATGCAAATAGGATTTAGATATACATTCTAA